The genome window CCCATATGAAAACCCATGGGGGCAGTATTATTATAACAAGCAGTATTAATGGAAATCGCATTTTTAAAAACTTCGGAATGTCTGCTTATAGTACATCGAAAGCTGGTCAAGTCGCATTTGGAAAAATGGCAGCATTAGAATTAGCTCAATACAAAATAAGAGTAAATATGATATGCCCTGGAGCAATTGATACAAATATAGAAAAGAATACTTTTAAAGATGAAGAACACTTAAAAGAAATAACCATCCCTGTTGAATATCCCGACGGGAACCAACCATTGGCCCAGCAATCCGGAAGCGCTCAGCAAGTAGCTGATCTAGTTTATTTCTTAAGTTCTGATTTATCTAATCATATTACTGGAACAGAAGTATATATAGATGGAGCTGAATCTCTCTTATAAAATTCCTAAAACCTACCTATTATCTGGTAGGTTTTTTTATAGGTTAAAAGCTATTTATCCATCTCATATGTAGATATCATGACTCTACCGAACTCAAAGAGACATTTTTTCTTTGTGCTATGCTAGAATAAAGAAAATGCGAAAAAAGGGAGAATTTATAGATGAATGAAATCATACAACATTTAAAAAAACATCGATCTTATCGTAAATATCAAGATAAAGAAATAAGTTTAGAAACACTGCATTCAATTATAGAAGCAGCACAAAGTGCCCCTTCTTGGACTAATGGACAGCATGTTACAGCTATCTTGGTTCGTGATGAGGATAGAAAGAGACATTTAGCTGAATTATGCGGGAATCAAAAGCATGTTGAAAATGCTCCAGTCTTTCTTATATTTTGTGCTGATTTCTATCGAGCAAAGCTAGCTAGTGAAATGGAAGGAAAAGCATTTAAAGCAATTGAAGATGTTGATACACTCTTAATTGGGGCGACAGATGTTGGCCTGGCTATGCAAAATGCCATTACTGCTGCCGAATCACTCGGGTTAGGAACAGTTCCCATAGGTGGTATACGACGAAACTCTTTGCAGGTAATTGACTTCTTGCAATTACCTAGCTATGTCATTCCAATTGCCGGACTTTGCCTTGGATACCCTGATGGAGATCCAGGATTAAAACCTCGATTACCTTTGGAAGCTGTTC of Niallia circulans contains these proteins:
- a CDS encoding SDR family oxidoreductase, coding for MNDLENKVAIITGAASGIGKAAAISLANKGMKVALVDLNADDLEEVKATINKKGQEAISLEANVAEPPSIQQAIEETVKKWNRIDTVFINAGINGAVSSIEDLTPSEWDTTIETNLKSTFLTVKYSIPHMKTHGGSIIITSSINGNRIFKNFGMSAYSTSKAGQVAFGKMAALELAQYKIRVNMICPGAIDTNIEKNTFKDEEHLKEITIPVEYPDGNQPLAQQSGSAQQVADLVYFLSSDLSNHITGTEVYIDGAESLL
- a CDS encoding NADPH-dependent oxidoreductase, with the translated sequence MNEIIQHLKKHRSYRKYQDKEISLETLHSIIEAAQSAPSWTNGQHVTAILVRDEDRKRHLAELCGNQKHVENAPVFLIFCADFYRAKLASEMEGKAFKAIEDVDTLLIGATDVGLAMQNAITAAESLGLGTVPIGGIRRNSLQVIDFLQLPSYVIPIAGLCLGYPDGDPGLKPRLPLEAVLHEEKYDRNQQELLEKYNETYSEYLKNRGETPAGWTNRIANFYDKSYYPSNAKMIKQQGFLAKDMQDNN